From the Desulfofundulus luciae genome, one window contains:
- a CDS encoding sensor histidine kinase, producing the protein MKSSGTLFEETTKTMTGNTNRINKISQSLNVLETLKELGQFYQHPLFSKSTTLEKLSGIKTTSKTHYSEFKRTITFLSEKHKQQSAILIKLHDLLEQTRQEILLRERTRIASDLHDSVLQILFVIMLYIDQCLEELPSFSPTLRKLILLKKLVDNTAREVRNVVYQLSSSKQKCSLTKKLENLVQYLNATGLVTIRLNVPASEPEMPEFMSKNIYHIVQEALFNVLKHSMAREAKVNILFKEKEIELSVVDAGIGICPDIFHKPHDEEMKFGLKNMIWRIKCLKGSFEIKKPETGGTEIRAVIPFQGG; encoded by the coding sequence GTGAAATCCTCCGGCACGTTATTTGAAGAAACAACAAAGACCATGACGGGTAACACCAACAGGATAAATAAGATAAGTCAGTCTCTTAATGTGCTTGAGACGTTGAAGGAATTGGGGCAATTTTACCAGCACCCTCTCTTTTCCAAAAGTACCACCTTAGAGAAGCTAAGTGGTATTAAGACCACAAGCAAGACACATTATAGTGAGTTTAAACGCACCATTACTTTTTTATCAGAAAAACATAAACAGCAAAGTGCAATATTAATCAAATTACATGATTTATTAGAACAAACACGACAAGAAATTCTTCTTCGCGAAAGAACCAGGATAGCCTCTGATTTGCATGATTCTGTCCTGCAAATACTTTTTGTGATAATGCTTTATATCGATCAATGCCTTGAAGAACTCCCTTCTTTTTCACCAACGCTTAGAAAACTCATTCTCCTGAAAAAGCTTGTTGATAATACAGCCAGGGAAGTCCGCAATGTGGTTTATCAACTATCATCCAGTAAACAAAAATGCAGCCTGACAAAAAAACTGGAAAACCTGGTTCAGTATCTTAACGCCACAGGGTTGGTAACGATACGATTAAACGTTCCTGCTTCCGAGCCGGAAATGCCGGAATTTATGAGCAAAAACATATACCACATAGTACAAGAAGCCTTGTTCAACGTGCTAAAGCATTCAATGGCCCGAGAAGCGAAGGTAAACATACTCTTCAAAGAAAAAGAAATTGAGCTATCGGTTGTTGACGCAGGAATAGGTATTTGCCCGGATATTTTTCACAAGCCCCACGATGAAGAAATGAAGTTTGGTCTCAAAAACATGATCTGGAGGATAAAATGCCTTAAGGGTTCCTTTGAGATCAAAAAACCCGAAACGGGGGGTACGGAAATACGTGCCGTGATCCCATTCCAGGGAGGGTAA
- a CDS encoding response regulator, with the protein MQAISLIIVDDHEIIREGLKAAFQKDPDFQIAGEAACGRELLQLLKTTTADVVLLDDRLPGESGIDLCARLTRQYPTLKVIILTAYGEQRDSIVKAAMVGARGFLLKNVPLPELRHAIKSVAKGEVVIDPQVAMHLIASLKEMPPAKATPTNLLTPQQEAIARLVAQGFTNREIAQQLYLSTNTVKFHVQNLLRKLEVRNRVALVNKLQEVSGSFSKKQYSP; encoded by the coding sequence ATGCAGGCAATTTCCCTTATCATTGTGGATGATCATGAAATAATAAGGGAAGGCCTTAAAGCAGCCTTCCAAAAGGACCCGGATTTTCAAATTGCAGGGGAAGCCGCATGCGGCAGAGAACTACTGCAACTCCTTAAAACCACGACGGCCGATGTGGTCCTTTTGGACGACCGCCTGCCCGGGGAAAGCGGGATTGACCTGTGCGCACGCCTGACGAGACAATATCCAACCTTGAAAGTGATTATCCTTACCGCCTATGGAGAGCAGCGGGACTCTATCGTCAAGGCCGCTATGGTTGGTGCCAGGGGCTTCCTCCTGAAAAACGTACCCCTCCCGGAACTGAGACACGCCATAAAGTCAGTGGCTAAGGGAGAAGTAGTCATAGATCCCCAGGTAGCCATGCATCTTATCGCCAGCCTCAAAGAAATGCCGCCTGCCAAAGCCACCCCGACAAATCTCCTTACTCCACAACAGGAAGCCATCGCCAGACTCGTGGCCCAGGGTTTTACAAACCGGGAAATAGCCCAGCAGCTTTACTTGAGCACGAATACGGTTAAATTTCATGTTCAAAATCTCCTGCGCAAGCTGGAAGTGCGCAACCGGGTGGCTCTCGTCAACAAGCTCCAGGAAGTATCCGGTAGTTTTTCAAAAAAACAATATAGTCCTTAA
- a CDS encoding methyl-accepting chemotaxis protein, with protein sequence MEDSGSILDTVVAAAKYFLEALGKNVTLAVADREKYLFYFEGVVKLGLGVGKKFREGSASDRVIRTGQRSVVLIPEEKYGVPFLAIASPIKNERGEVVGCIAISIPTIKQEELKKMAAELESYCGGLSSSAAEMAASAQQIANNNVKLAQNAQSVRENIQNLDSVLSLIQEVAEQTHLLGLNAAIEAARAGEQGRGFSVVADEIRKMAAKTRSSVKDSAGMLENIKKNILDITRMIEEMVASSQEQAAESEEISALIAELEKMIGKMRKMATEYDF encoded by the coding sequence GTGGAGGATAGCGGATCCATTTTAGATACGGTGGTTGCAGCAGCAAAGTATTTTTTGGAAGCTCTTGGCAAAAATGTAACCCTTGCCGTGGCCGACCGGGAAAAGTATCTTTTTTATTTTGAAGGGGTGGTGAAGCTTGGCCTGGGTGTAGGGAAAAAATTCCGGGAAGGGAGTGCTTCGGACAGGGTAATTAGAACCGGTCAGAGAAGCGTGGTGTTAATTCCCGAAGAAAAATACGGGGTGCCTTTTTTAGCCATAGCCTCGCCCATTAAAAATGAACGTGGCGAGGTGGTCGGCTGTATAGCCATAAGTATCCCCACCATAAAGCAAGAAGAGCTGAAAAAGATGGCCGCTGAACTGGAGAGCTATTGCGGCGGTCTCAGTTCCAGTGCTGCGGAGATGGCTGCCAGTGCCCAGCAAATTGCCAATAACAATGTGAAGCTGGCCCAAAATGCCCAGTCCGTCCGGGAGAACATCCAAAACCTGGATAGTGTGCTGTCCCTTATTCAGGAGGTGGCCGAGCAGACCCACCTGTTGGGATTAAATGCGGCTATTGAGGCGGCCCGGGCAGGTGAACAGGGGAGGGGGTTTAGCGTGGTGGCCGATGAAATCAGAAAAATGGCTGCCAAGACCCGCTCCTCGGTTAAGGACAGCGCCGGAATGCTGGAAAACATTAAAAAAAACATTCTGGACATCACCAGAATGATCGAGGAAATGGTGGCTTCTTCCCAGGAACAGGCTGCCGAAAGTGAAGAGATTTCAGCTTTAATAGCCGAACTGGAAAAAATGATCGGAAAAATGAGGAAAATGGCGACGGAATATGATTTCTGA
- a CDS encoding aldehyde ferredoxin oxidoreductase N-terminal domain-containing protein translates to MAMGGYAGKILFVDLSRKKFWSEKLLPQLTRDYIGGSGLNYQLARDLIHPRSDPLAPESPVIIGVGPLVGLPVPSAAKFQATVRFPNPADESGKCFIGSASSGSRRFAAMLKKAGFDCMVITGRSERPAYLVVENGGVKLEDASGLWGKTNVYQTTRELMKKYPGAGVIAIGAAGENLVRFAIAITDMTSTLGRNGLGAVLGSKKLKAIVVRGEGEIKIADRKRLLEATRRIREEIEAHPLTRTHREIGLHASWHIYRITMNPGLWPVEKWDCLYGPAVARSAILKNLPCSRCILCCRSSFPVEGTGEGVEVTHTGTFLHLATIGQTLNLEDWRQAARLLHLCNCAGMSVVEFRGIIRYLSQVARSRRGEVEALKLEEGLPAYERLLNHLIFRQGIGNILAEGWVAMGRYFGEDPANHLSMIKGAACTYDARATKMDAPRFNMVVNPRGAMHGLAHSATSIPLQEPEVIVSSLEKMGLDKEAIERIIKGRYLNVGRLTRHVQDSGQVMDCLGVCIMYNIPGFLHLQNLAKIYSAATGLQTTAGELKRAGERVFNLLKVLNVREGFHRDDDSFPKIWLTEKNTPDGKEYLEDYYRQRRLEPQELQALLDDYYQERGWDPLTGCPTPETLAGLGLGRAAESL, encoded by the coding sequence ATGGCTATGGGAGGTTATGCCGGCAAAATATTGTTTGTTGATCTGAGCCGCAAAAAATTCTGGTCGGAAAAGCTCTTACCTCAGCTGACACGGGATTATATCGGGGGCAGCGGTTTAAATTATCAACTGGCCAGGGACTTAATCCATCCCCGGTCGGACCCGCTGGCTCCCGAGAGCCCTGTTATTATAGGGGTGGGGCCCCTGGTGGGTCTCCCGGTCCCATCGGCAGCGAAGTTTCAGGCCACCGTCCGCTTTCCCAATCCAGCGGATGAAAGTGGAAAGTGTTTTATTGGCTCTGCCAGCAGCGGCAGCCGCAGGTTTGCCGCCATGTTGAAAAAAGCAGGTTTTGACTGTATGGTAATCACAGGAAGATCGGAAAGACCAGCCTACCTGGTGGTGGAGAATGGGGGCGTAAAGTTAGAAGACGCCAGCGGGCTTTGGGGTAAAACGAATGTTTATCAGACAACCAGGGAGTTAATGAAAAAATATCCCGGTGCCGGAGTAATTGCCATTGGTGCTGCGGGCGAAAATTTGGTCAGGTTTGCCATTGCCATTACGGATATGACCTCTACTTTGGGCAGAAATGGATTGGGGGCCGTTCTGGGTTCTAAAAAATTAAAGGCTATAGTGGTCAGGGGGGAAGGAGAAATAAAGATAGCCGACCGGAAGAGGCTCCTTGAGGCTACCAGGAGGATAAGGGAGGAAATAGAAGCTCACCCCCTTACCAGAACCCACAGGGAGATCGGTCTTCATGCCAGCTGGCATATTTACCGCATAACCATGAACCCCGGCCTCTGGCCGGTGGAAAAATGGGATTGTTTGTACGGGCCGGCGGTGGCTCGTTCAGCCATTTTAAAAAACCTCCCATGTTCCAGATGTATTCTGTGCTGTCGTTCATCCTTTCCCGTAGAGGGGACGGGGGAGGGTGTGGAGGTTACCCATACAGGGACTTTTTTGCATCTGGCCACCATTGGTCAAACTTTAAATCTTGAGGATTGGCGGCAGGCTGCAAGATTGCTTCACCTGTGCAATTGTGCCGGCATGTCCGTGGTAGAATTCAGGGGCATTATCCGTTATCTTTCCCAGGTAGCACGTAGCAGGAGGGGGGAAGTAGAGGCGTTGAAACTGGAGGAAGGGCTACCTGCTTACGAAAGGCTCCTTAACCACCTGATCTTCCGTCAAGGAATTGGTAATATCCTGGCCGAAGGATGGGTGGCCATGGGCCGGTATTTCGGGGAAGATCCCGCTAATCATCTCAGCATGATTAAAGGGGCAGCCTGCACTTATGATGCCAGGGCTACAAAAATGGATGCCCCGCGATTTAACATGGTGGTCAATCCCCGGGGGGCCATGCACGGCCTGGCCCACTCCGCCACATCCATACCTTTACAGGAACCGGAGGTCATCGTAAGTTCGCTAGAAAAGATGGGCCTGGATAAGGAAGCCATAGAAAGAATCATTAAAGGCCGGTATTTAAATGTGGGCAGGCTGACCCGCCATGTTCAGGATTCCGGTCAGGTTATGGATTGCCTGGGCGTATGTATTATGTACAACATACCCGGGTTTTTACACCTGCAGAATCTAGCCAAGATTTACTCTGCCGCTACCGGGTTGCAAACCACTGCCGGGGAACTGAAGCGAGCAGGGGAGCGGGTTTTCAATTTGTTAAAGGTCCTGAACGTGAGGGAGGGGTTCCACCGGGACGATGACTCTTTTCCGAAAATATGGCTCACGGAAAAGAATACTCCAGACGGAAAAGAATACCTGGAAGACTATTACCGTCAACGAAGGCTGGAGCCTCAAGAGCTGCAGGCTTTGCTGGACGACTACTATCAGGAGAGGGGATGGGATCCTCTCACCGGCTGTCCTACTCCAGAAACGCTGGCCGGTTTGGGCCTGGGAAGGGCGGCTGAATCATTATAA
- a CDS encoding B12-binding domain-containing radical SAM protein: MHVLLVQPRPRDGLGFKSVIRAEPLGLEIVAGALTAHQVKIVDLIDGRLPVNVIQEFAPRAVGISCSFTVDTYRVVELARAFKQINPQLFVFVGGHHASLSPEDFFDPAIDAVVVGEGETTSPELLAALEGGEDLSGVQGLVLNRPEGQFFTGFRPLLANLDEVPFPRRSLVKDYRERYFLGFRRPLITVETSRGCPFRCNFCSVWRFQRGKFRAMSPERVVEELAQLPPGDVLFTDDNFLADVNRAAQIAALIKGERLPARRYIIQARSDTIVSHPEIVAQWKEVGLNQVFIGFEKIDQEGLEQVDKRNNVENNERALKFLQKMKIGVYASFIVDPQFTKLDFQKLREYIRRLKLNQPYFSVLTPLPGTELFDQVKERITSLNYDLFDLLHAVLPTKLPLSEFYRELAGLYRWAYGKPLYLLSTAGWVMKCLLRGELSLEHLRRLWYGATLTTRPKAYLQ, encoded by the coding sequence ATGCACGTACTCTTGGTGCAGCCCCGGCCCAGGGATGGCCTGGGATTTAAAAGCGTGATCCGCGCCGAACCTCTCGGCCTGGAAATTGTAGCAGGAGCCCTGACTGCCCACCAGGTAAAAATTGTTGACCTGATCGATGGCCGGTTACCGGTAAACGTAATACAAGAATTTGCGCCCCGGGCAGTGGGCATAAGCTGTTCTTTTACGGTAGATACCTACCGGGTGGTGGAGCTGGCCCGGGCCTTTAAACAAATTAACCCGCAACTGTTTGTATTTGTAGGCGGGCACCATGCCTCCCTTAGCCCGGAAGACTTTTTTGATCCGGCAATTGATGCGGTGGTGGTGGGTGAAGGGGAAACTACTAGCCCGGAGTTGTTAGCAGCCCTGGAGGGTGGGGAAGATCTGTCTGGAGTACAGGGTCTGGTTTTAAACCGTCCCGAGGGCCAGTTTTTCACCGGCTTTCGGCCTTTACTGGCTAATCTGGATGAAGTACCTTTTCCCAGGCGATCTCTGGTCAAAGATTACCGGGAGCGATATTTTCTCGGTTTCCGTCGCCCCCTGATAACCGTAGAAACTTCCCGGGGCTGCCCTTTCCGGTGTAATTTCTGCAGCGTGTGGCGTTTTCAGAGGGGCAAATTCAGGGCCATGAGTCCCGAGCGGGTGGTAGAAGAATTGGCCCAGCTCCCCCCTGGAGATGTACTGTTCACCGACGACAACTTTTTAGCCGATGTAAACAGGGCAGCCCAAATTGCCGCCCTCATCAAAGGGGAGCGGCTTCCGGCCAGGAGATACATCATTCAGGCCCGCAGCGATACCATTGTTTCCCACCCGGAAATCGTGGCCCAGTGGAAAGAGGTTGGTTTAAATCAGGTCTTTATCGGGTTTGAGAAAATAGACCAGGAAGGTTTGGAACAGGTGGACAAGCGCAACAACGTGGAGAATAACGAGCGAGCCTTAAAGTTCCTGCAAAAAATGAAGATCGGTGTATATGCTTCTTTTATTGTGGACCCGCAGTTCACCAAATTGGACTTTCAAAAGTTGCGGGAGTATATCAGACGGCTGAAGCTCAACCAACCCTATTTCAGCGTTCTCACCCCCTTACCCGGTACCGAGCTTTTCGACCAGGTAAAGGAACGCATAACTTCTTTAAATTATGACCTTTTTGACCTTTTACATGCAGTTTTACCCACTAAATTGCCCTTATCGGAGTTCTACCGGGAGTTGGCTGGCCTTTACCGCTGGGCCTATGGCAAGCCCCTTTACCTGTTGTCTACGGCGGGCTGGGTGATGAAATGCCTCTTACGGGGGGAGCTATCGCTGGAACATCTTCGCCGCCTCTGGTACGGAGCGACGTTAACCACAAGACCGAAAGCGTATTTGCAATAG
- a CDS encoding sodium:solute symporter family protein translates to MHGVELGVVILYFLTMLLIGWWFRWASTRSEASFWVAERSVGALVNGVAIFSAIGSAATFMGFVAVGYVYGLPMSLACAAGAAVGYAFALISFAGPLRRLGGFTLGDFFEMRYGGQAIRIVYSLITVVFFFVYLIPQLKGGGLVLQYLLGLPYWQGVILIGFVYVIYVVLGGMLAITWTDFIQGLLMFLFAVGLGAFILAEFGGSIGNVLQSAVAADPHFAYLSPKMSFWSVLGFALSMVFFMGASPHVVMRQYTVRNPHAGRVSVLIAVIMMDIFVGLFAYTMILAAAKIHLPPLKDPDFITLAVMDRYFSPILKGLSVAAILAAIQSTTDAMLLAIGAAVGHDIYKRLIRPGAEAKSVFWVARVVMLVAGILAIIIALRPPGLIGVIVGLITGGIGASFFFPLWLGIWWERTTRAGALAGMVGGFVAFVVFQLGGLVPLFTAALVGVAASLVVTVVVSLLTAPATDEVRQLVKQIRA, encoded by the coding sequence ATGCACGGCGTAGAACTTGGTGTGGTAATCCTGTACTTTTTGACCATGCTTTTAATTGGCTGGTGGTTCAGGTGGGCCAGTACCCGCAGCGAAGCTTCTTTTTGGGTGGCCGAGCGTTCAGTGGGGGCACTGGTAAACGGGGTGGCCATCTTTTCGGCAATTGGCAGTGCCGCCACCTTCATGGGTTTTGTAGCGGTGGGTTATGTTTACGGCCTCCCCATGTCCCTTGCCTGCGCAGCCGGGGCAGCGGTGGGGTATGCTTTTGCTCTAATTTCCTTTGCCGGCCCTTTACGCCGGCTGGGCGGGTTCACCCTCGGCGACTTCTTTGAGATGCGTTACGGTGGGCAGGCCATCAGGATCGTTTACAGCCTGATTACCGTGGTTTTCTTCTTCGTCTACCTCATACCTCAGCTTAAAGGCGGCGGCCTGGTACTGCAATATTTGCTGGGCCTACCCTACTGGCAGGGGGTTATCTTAATCGGATTTGTTTACGTTATTTACGTTGTGCTGGGTGGCATGCTGGCCATAACCTGGACCGATTTTATCCAGGGATTGTTGATGTTTTTATTTGCCGTAGGCCTGGGTGCTTTTATCCTGGCCGAATTTGGCGGTAGTATAGGTAACGTCCTGCAGTCGGCCGTGGCCGCGGATCCCCATTTTGCTTATCTTTCTCCCAAGATGTCCTTCTGGTCCGTGCTGGGTTTTGCCCTTTCCATGGTCTTTTTTATGGGAGCTTCCCCCCACGTGGTGATGCGGCAGTATACCGTCCGTAATCCCCATGCGGGGAGGGTTTCCGTGCTTATAGCAGTGATCATGATGGATATATTTGTGGGCCTTTTTGCCTATACCATGATCCTGGCGGCAGCCAAGATTCATCTGCCGCCTTTAAAGGATCCGGATTTCATCACTCTGGCTGTCATGGACCGTTACTTCTCTCCCATCCTTAAGGGGCTGAGTGTGGCCGCCATTCTGGCTGCCATCCAGTCCACCACCGATGCCATGTTGCTGGCCATCGGGGCAGCGGTGGGGCATGATATATACAAACGCCTGATCCGGCCCGGCGCCGAAGCAAAAAGTGTGTTTTGGGTGGCCCGGGTGGTCATGCTGGTAGCGGGGATTCTGGCCATCATCATCGCCCTGCGACCACCGGGCCTGATTGGAGTTATAGTGGGCCTGATTACCGGGGGAATTGGCGCCAGTTTCTTTTTCCCTCTGTGGCTGGGCATCTGGTGGGAGAGGACAACCCGGGCTGGTGCCCTGGCCGGTATGGTGGGTGGTTTCGTGGCGTTTGTTGTCTTTCAACTGGGCGGGCTGGTGCCCCTGTTTACTGCCGCCCTGGTAGGGGTGGCGGCATCGCTGGTCGTTACGGTGGTGGTCAGCCTGCTGACGGCACCGGCAACCGACGAGGTAAGGCAACTGGTGAAGCAAATACGGGCATAG
- a CDS encoding carboxymuconolactone decarboxylase family protein, producing the protein MARLKYIEEEEAKDPRIKEAYQRMIAKRGKVTNIYKIMAYKPEILRTIGPFVAAVQAPDEVDARLKEKIILKASRVNGSVYCSHAHVQIMRKMEMTDEEIAAVDHLDSPLLTEAEKVALEYTEKLSRDANGVSDELFARMQQFYSDSQIVEITCLICLYSMINRFNEAMKLDLEDY; encoded by the coding sequence ATGGCCAGGCTGAAATACATCGAGGAGGAAGAGGCAAAGGATCCCCGCATAAAGGAAGCTTACCAGCGCATGATTGCAAAACGGGGGAAGGTAACCAATATCTACAAAATAATGGCCTATAAACCGGAAATATTGCGTACCATCGGACCTTTTGTGGCTGCGGTACAGGCTCCCGATGAGGTGGATGCCAGGCTAAAGGAAAAGATTATTTTAAAAGCTTCCAGAGTTAACGGCTCGGTTTACTGCAGCCATGCCCACGTCCAGATCATGCGCAAGATGGAGATGACGGATGAGGAGATTGCAGCCGTAGACCACCTGGACTCCCCCCTCCTCACCGAGGCAGAAAAGGTAGCCCTGGAGTACACCGAAAAGCTGAGCCGGGATGCCAACGGGGTGTCCGACGAGCTCTTTGCCCGCATGCAACAGTTTTACTCCGACTCCCAGATAGTGGAGATCACCTGCCTAATTTGCCTTTACAGCATGATCAACCGCTTTAACGAAGCCATGAAGCTGGACCTGGAAGATTACTAG
- a CDS encoding hydantoinase B/oxoprolinase family protein produces the protein MPVERLEGNKERYYCTLSHETVPEVDPVLLEIVKNRLFAIANEMGAAVHSTAHTPIFAETKDFSCAVFDHEGHMVGMGEFLPGHQGAMQYHLEALIDTVGWENIHEGDIFMSNDALYGGGHTPDLSLFHPVYFQGELIGFAGCVVHHLDMGGIAPTSISPRATELYQEGVRFPPTTKLFEGGKLREDILNIFLTNVRMPEPQRGDLMAQVHGVKVGAMRLQELAARYGVKTLKDIYIALHHYAEAKVRSLIAAMPDGVYEGEDFVDGDGQTDKSYRVKCAMIVRGDRLTFDFSGTDPQAKGFINSRWGNVVAHSYSALMAMLPDCPKCYGSMVPMDLITERGSLLNCNPGAAIGACSTETGHLVHNLVWYCLSLANPDLGSGVWAGAWGFQFMFGTDPRTGKPFIALLQSAGGGGGGGRKTLDGWPTACQKCSNVTMPNIEIEEQYWPLLYRYRRICKDENFPGSGAGRRRGGMGVEYEVSPVGTVVECTSLCTKFYTPVHGVFGGRGGHPARAELRDARTGKTIKILPSKFQGEKITPDQTIYWAMTGGGGYGSPLEREPWLVREDVIDEYITLETARNVYGVVINPATFEIDYKATEKLRQKMKAQEQVL, from the coding sequence ATGCCTGTGGAACGCCTGGAAGGCAATAAGGAAAGGTATTACTGTACCCTTTCCCATGAAACGGTGCCCGAGGTGGATCCGGTACTGCTGGAGATAGTTAAAAACCGGTTATTTGCCATTGCCAACGAAATGGGAGCGGCAGTGCACAGCACGGCCCACACCCCCATCTTTGCCGAAACCAAGGATTTTTCCTGTGCCGTTTTTGACCACGAAGGTCACATGGTGGGCATGGGGGAATTTCTGCCCGGCCACCAGGGAGCCATGCAGTACCACCTGGAAGCATTAATTGATACGGTGGGTTGGGAAAACATCCATGAAGGCGATATCTTCATGAGCAACGATGCCCTGTACGGCGGGGGGCATACTCCGGACTTATCCCTTTTCCACCCGGTTTATTTCCAGGGGGAGCTAATCGGCTTTGCAGGATGTGTGGTGCACCACCTGGACATGGGGGGAATTGCTCCCACCAGCATTTCGCCCAGGGCTACCGAACTTTACCAGGAAGGAGTTCGTTTTCCGCCCACCACCAAACTTTTTGAAGGGGGCAAATTGCGGGAAGATATCCTGAATATTTTCCTGACCAATGTACGGATGCCCGAACCCCAGCGGGGCGATCTCATGGCCCAGGTGCACGGGGTAAAAGTAGGTGCCATGCGGTTACAGGAACTGGCGGCCCGCTACGGGGTCAAAACCCTCAAAGATATCTATATTGCCCTGCACCACTATGCTGAAGCAAAGGTAAGGAGCCTGATTGCGGCTATGCCCGATGGGGTATATGAGGGAGAAGATTTTGTAGACGGGGACGGACAGACCGATAAGAGCTACCGGGTAAAATGTGCCATGATCGTCAGGGGAGATCGCCTTACCTTTGATTTCAGCGGCACCGATCCCCAGGCAAAGGGATTCATCAACTCCCGGTGGGGGAATGTGGTTGCCCACTCCTATTCGGCTCTAATGGCCATGCTGCCCGATTGCCCCAAGTGTTACGGCTCCATGGTGCCCATGGATCTCATTACCGAGCGGGGCAGCCTGCTCAACTGTAATCCTGGGGCGGCTATTGGGGCGTGCAGCACCGAAACGGGACACCTGGTGCACAACCTGGTATGGTACTGCCTGAGCCTGGCCAACCCCGACCTGGGATCCGGGGTCTGGGCGGGAGCCTGGGGCTTCCAGTTCATGTTTGGCACGGATCCGCGCACCGGTAAACCCTTTATTGCGCTGCTGCAGAGTGCCGGCGGCGGCGGTGGCGGTGGCAGGAAAACTTTAGACGGCTGGCCCACCGCCTGTCAGAAATGTTCCAATGTCACCATGCCCAATATCGAAATCGAAGAGCAATACTGGCCGCTTTTATATCGCTACCGGCGCATTTGTAAGGATGAGAACTTTCCCGGGAGTGGAGCGGGCCGGCGCCGGGGGGGCATGGGGGTGGAGTACGAGGTGAGTCCCGTGGGAACGGTGGTGGAATGCACTTCCCTGTGCACCAAGTTTTATACCCCCGTGCATGGTGTGTTTGGCGGTCGTGGAGGCCACCCGGCCAGGGCTGAGTTGCGGGATGCCCGGACGGGGAAAACCATTAAAATTCTGCCCTCAAAATTTCAGGGAGAAAAAATAACCCCGGATCAGACCATATACTGGGCTATGACCGGTGGCGGCGGCTATGGTTCTCCTCTGGAGAGGGAGCCGTGGCTGGTGAGGGAAGACGTCATTGATGAGTACATCACTCTGGAAACGGCCCGCAATGTTTACGGGGTGGTAATAAATCCGGCAACCTTTGAGATAGACTATAAGGCTACTGAAAAGCTACGCCAGAAAATGAAGGCTCAAGAGCAAGTCCTGTAG